A single region of the Microbulbifer sp. MKSA007 genome encodes:
- the ispE gene encoding 4-(cytidine 5'-diphospho)-2-C-methyl-D-erythritol kinase, which yields MLLTLPAPAKLNLILRILGRRPDGYHELQTLFQLLDFGDLLEFSERSDGIVSVDAGQLDVAEEDNLVYRAAQLLRKQAEPDRQNSLGASIRLIKKLPHGGGIGGGSSDAATTLLGLNHLWQCNLSIDKLAKLGRQLGADIPVFVRGRTAWAEGIGEKLTPTTTEQRYYLVVSTGCEVSTAKIFRDSRLTRDSVAITLAALREEQANEIRLGSEKLETFSGNDCQPLVEKLYPEIRDAREWLEQFAPAQLTGTGGCIFAAFPTAEAAIEAHAKLPEAWQGFTAAGVLVSPTHQALAKISSDF from the coding sequence ATGCTGCTAACCCTGCCCGCCCCAGCAAAACTCAACTTGATTCTGCGCATTCTCGGCCGTCGCCCGGATGGCTATCACGAGTTACAAACCCTGTTCCAACTTCTCGATTTCGGCGACTTATTGGAATTCAGTGAGCGCAGCGATGGCATTGTCAGTGTCGATGCCGGCCAGCTGGATGTAGCGGAAGAAGACAACCTGGTTTATCGCGCAGCCCAATTGCTGCGCAAACAAGCTGAGCCGGACCGACAAAATTCTCTCGGCGCCTCTATTCGGTTGATAAAGAAGTTGCCTCACGGCGGCGGCATCGGTGGAGGCAGTAGCGATGCCGCCACCACTTTGCTCGGGCTCAATCACTTATGGCAGTGCAATTTATCGATCGATAAATTGGCGAAGCTGGGGCGGCAATTGGGCGCGGATATTCCAGTTTTTGTGCGCGGACGCACCGCTTGGGCGGAAGGAATTGGTGAAAAATTAACCCCAACAACCACCGAGCAACGCTACTACCTGGTTGTCTCAACTGGTTGCGAAGTGAGCACTGCAAAAATTTTTCGCGATTCACGTTTGACAAGAGATTCAGTCGCAATTACATTAGCGGCCCTTCGCGAGGAGCAGGCCAACGAGATACGACTCGGCAGCGAAAAACTGGAAACATTTTCCGGCAATGACTGCCAGCCATTAGTTGAAAAGCTCTACCCTGAAATACGCGATGCCAGAGAATGGCTCGAGCAATTTGCTCCAGCACAACTCACCGGCACCGGGGGCTGCATTTTTGCGGCATTCCCTACGGCAGAGGCAGCCATTGAGGCACACGCCAAACTGCCTGAAGCGTGGCAGGGTTTTACAGCAGCGGGTGTATTGGTTTCACCGACACATCAAGCGCTAGCGAAAATCTCCTCAGATTTTTGA
- the hemA gene encoding glutamyl-tRNA reductase yields MPILTLGINHDSASVEVRERVAFAPEVMPGALGDARKALGCRELAILSTCNRTEIYGNVESEALLQWLSEYHQVPLEQLKGCAYVYSDEEAVRHMMRVACGLDSLVLGEPQILGQIKSAYAVARESGSVGSELHRVFQRVFTVAKKVRTETAIGENPVSVAYAAVSLASRIFTDLKKQTALLIGAGETVELVARHLLDQGIKQVIVANRTLSRAQLLAESFGAEAILLADIPEHLARADIVISSTASQLPILGKGAVESALRKRRHSPMFMVDIAVPRDIESEVGELDDVYLYTVDDLRGVIDEGKRSREKAAEAAQEIVNAAAAEFTKESRSLEAVDSIRSYRQRAQEVSTSELERVLLQLEKGEDPRRLMEQLARSLTNKLIHAPTVSLKKATAEGDIERLRIAREVVGLDDLTDIDLEKKHQ; encoded by the coding sequence ATGCCAATTCTTACCCTGGGTATCAACCACGATAGCGCGTCGGTCGAAGTGCGCGAGCGGGTGGCCTTTGCCCCCGAGGTGATGCCCGGCGCACTGGGAGATGCGCGAAAAGCACTGGGGTGCCGCGAGCTGGCCATCCTGTCTACCTGCAATCGCACCGAAATATACGGAAATGTGGAGTCAGAAGCCCTGTTGCAATGGCTATCTGAATACCACCAAGTGCCCCTGGAGCAGCTCAAGGGCTGTGCCTATGTGTACAGCGATGAAGAAGCGGTACGCCATATGATGCGCGTTGCCTGTGGTCTCGATTCCCTGGTGTTGGGTGAGCCGCAGATCCTCGGCCAGATCAAGTCCGCCTATGCGGTGGCGCGGGAATCCGGCAGTGTTGGCAGTGAACTGCACCGGGTTTTCCAGCGGGTGTTTACCGTCGCCAAGAAGGTTCGCACCGAAACTGCAATCGGTGAAAACCCGGTTTCTGTTGCCTACGCTGCTGTTTCTCTGGCTTCGCGTATCTTCACCGACCTGAAAAAGCAGACTGCCCTGTTGATCGGTGCGGGAGAGACCGTGGAGCTGGTTGCCCGCCATTTGCTCGATCAGGGAATCAAGCAGGTCATTGTTGCCAATCGCACATTGAGCCGGGCCCAGTTGCTCGCAGAGAGCTTTGGTGCCGAGGCAATCCTGCTTGCGGATATCCCCGAGCATCTGGCACGCGCGGATATCGTTATCAGTTCCACCGCGAGCCAGCTGCCGATTCTGGGTAAGGGAGCGGTCGAATCGGCGCTGCGCAAGCGTCGGCACAGCCCCATGTTTATGGTGGATATTGCGGTACCCCGCGATATCGAATCGGAAGTTGGCGAGCTGGATGATGTTTATCTGTATACGGTGGACGATCTGCGTGGGGTTATCGATGAGGGCAAGCGCTCCCGTGAGAAAGCGGCGGAGGCCGCTCAAGAAATCGTAAATGCTGCAGCGGCTGAATTTACCAAAGAGAGCCGCTCTTTGGAGGCTGTGGATAGTATTCGCAGCTACCGGCAGCGAGCCCAGGAAGTGAGCACTTCCGAACTTGAACGGGTACTTTTGCAGCTGGAAAAAGGCGAGGACCCTCGTCGACTGATGGAGCAGCTCGCTCGCTCTCTCACCAATAAATTAATTCATGCACCCACCGTCAGTCTGAAAAAAGCTACGGCGGAGGGTGATATTGAGCGTTTGCGTATCGCTCGCGAGGTCGTTGGGTTGGATGATCTCACCGATATCGATTTAGAGAAAAAGCATCAATGA
- a CDS encoding 50S ribosomal protein L25/general stress protein Ctc: MSDIKLNAIARSDEGKGASRRLRRLEGRVPGIIYGGEAEPASISVLHKDLTKALENEAFFSSMLTVDVDGKEEKVILRDLQRHPAKALLLHIDFQRVSANTKVHVKVPLHFLNEESSKGVKAGGIVSHTLTELEVNAPAGKLPEFIEVDLADLEMDGVLHISDLKLPEGVESVALSHGADHDLVVASIHKPRGAVEAEAEAGEGEE, encoded by the coding sequence ATGTCTGATATTAAATTGAACGCCATTGCCCGCAGCGATGAAGGGAAAGGTGCGAGCCGCCGCCTGCGTCGCCTGGAAGGCCGTGTACCCGGCATCATCTACGGCGGTGAAGCAGAGCCTGCTTCTATCTCCGTGCTGCACAAAGACCTGACCAAAGCTCTGGAAAACGAAGCTTTCTTCTCCTCCATGCTGACTGTTGACGTAGACGGCAAGGAAGAGAAAGTTATCCTGCGCGACCTGCAGCGTCACCCGGCTAAAGCCCTGTTGCTGCACATCGACTTCCAGCGTGTATCTGCCAACACCAAAGTACACGTTAAAGTACCTCTGCACTTCCTGAACGAAGAGAGCAGCAAAGGTGTTAAGGCTGGCGGTATCGTTTCCCACACCCTGACCGAGCTGGAAGTTAACGCTCCTGCCGGCAAGCTGCCTGAGTTCATCGAAGTGGACCTGGCCGACCTGGAAATGGACGGCGTACTGCACATCTCCGACCTGAAACTGCCGGAAGGTGTTGAGTCTGTGGCACTGAGCCACGGTGCAGACCACGACCTGGTTGTAGCTTCTATCCACAAGCCTCGCGGCGCTGTAGAAGCTGAAGCCGAAGCTGGCGAAGGCGAAGAGTAA
- a CDS encoding DMT family transporter, with protein MSRATPQDLLVVIYIAGTLLFLPMAEPMKVSHLGWLEWVLLAFLTANTLIAYGAFSKALAHWEASSVSATLSLVPVITLLFSTLISSIWPDYIAVEPLNWISWAGAGAVVLGSALAAISSRRGSEQSRASDEKNR; from the coding sequence TTGAGCCGCGCAACGCCCCAGGATCTACTGGTAGTAATTTATATCGCAGGGACCCTGCTCTTCCTGCCCATGGCGGAGCCAATGAAGGTTTCTCACCTGGGCTGGCTCGAGTGGGTGCTATTGGCATTTCTCACCGCCAACACGCTGATCGCCTATGGGGCTTTTAGCAAGGCACTAGCGCACTGGGAGGCATCCAGTGTCAGCGCAACCCTGTCATTAGTGCCAGTCATCACCCTATTGTTCAGTACGCTGATCAGCTCTATCTGGCCCGACTATATTGCAGTTGAGCCGCTCAACTGGATCAGCTGGGCCGGCGCCGGCGCCGTGGTACTCGGTTCCGCCCTCGCCGCAATCAGTTCCAGGCGCGGTTCTGAGCAGTCCCGGGCATCAGATGAAAAAAATCGCTAA
- the lolB gene encoding lipoprotein insertase outer membrane protein LolB: MHQIADKTTARRFYLLLLACLAIMISACAGQKTKQEPEPGSPTKNQNPTPQTVAEFTQWNLKGKLGVRSPKENGSANLAWLQGGAENFRLHLSGPLGAGTTVITGSAGGVSLVRGSEPPIYARNPAQLTQEALGWPLPAREMFYWVRGLPAPGAKSGEQRNTQGQLQSLQQSGWALSFSEYRSEGSFMLPTRIKAQTNSPTGPVSVTLVIKDWGL; the protein is encoded by the coding sequence ATGCATCAGATAGCTGACAAGACAACCGCGCGAAGATTCTATCTGTTATTGCTGGCATGTCTGGCAATAATGATTTCCGCCTGTGCCGGACAAAAAACCAAACAGGAACCGGAGCCAGGTTCCCCCACTAAAAATCAAAATCCAACACCGCAAACAGTAGCTGAATTTACCCAGTGGAATCTCAAGGGCAAACTGGGTGTTCGCTCCCCCAAAGAAAACGGCAGTGCCAACCTGGCCTGGCTACAGGGCGGCGCGGAGAATTTTCGCCTTCATCTCAGCGGTCCGCTCGGAGCAGGCACCACCGTCATCACCGGCTCAGCCGGTGGCGTCAGTTTGGTGCGCGGTAGCGAGCCGCCAATTTATGCGCGCAATCCGGCACAGTTAACCCAGGAAGCACTGGGGTGGCCTCTGCCCGCCCGGGAGATGTTCTACTGGGTGCGCGGTCTTCCCGCGCCCGGCGCCAAGAGTGGTGAGCAGCGCAACACCCAGGGCCAACTGCAAAGCCTGCAACAATCCGGCTGGGCCTTGAGTTTTAGTGAGTATCGCAGCGAAGGCTCCTTTATGCTGCCAACCCGGATCAAAGCACAAACCAACAGTCCCACTGGCCCGGTATCCGTCACCCTGGTGATTAAAGACTGGGGTTTGTAG
- the ychF gene encoding redox-regulated ATPase YchF, which translates to MGFTCGIVGLPNVGKSTLFNALTKAGIDAENFPFCTIEPNAGVVPVPDPRIDKLAEIVKPEKVIPTTMEFTDIAGLVAGASKGEGLGNKFLANIRETDAIAHVVRCFEDDNVIHVANQVHPVADIEVINTELALADLDTVEKALQRFTRAAKGQDKHAIKMKALLEKIQPHLDEAKPLRSFELSEDELADLRELSLLTIKPTMYIANVDEDGFENNPHLDAVAAIAAEENAVLVPICNKLEAEIAELDDEEKQEFLEELGMEEPGLNRVIRAGYQLLGLHTYFTAGVKEVRAWTIPLGATAPNAAGKIHTDFEKGFIRAEVISYSDYIDNNGEAGAKDAGKWRLEGKDYIVADGDVIHFRFNV; encoded by the coding sequence ATGGGTTTTACTTGCGGTATTGTCGGCCTACCTAATGTGGGCAAATCCACCCTATTCAACGCATTAACCAAAGCGGGTATCGATGCGGAAAACTTCCCCTTCTGTACCATCGAGCCCAATGCCGGTGTCGTGCCGGTACCAGATCCCCGCATCGACAAGCTGGCTGAGATCGTCAAACCGGAAAAGGTAATTCCCACCACCATGGAATTTACCGATATCGCCGGCCTGGTTGCAGGCGCCTCCAAGGGGGAAGGGCTGGGTAACAAGTTCCTCGCCAATATCCGCGAGACCGACGCTATCGCCCACGTTGTTCGCTGCTTCGAAGACGATAACGTTATCCACGTCGCCAACCAGGTACACCCGGTAGCGGATATCGAGGTGATCAACACCGAGTTAGCCCTGGCCGACCTGGACACTGTGGAAAAGGCCCTACAGCGCTTTACCCGTGCCGCCAAGGGGCAGGACAAGCACGCGATCAAGATGAAAGCGTTGCTGGAAAAAATCCAGCCACACCTGGATGAAGCCAAGCCGCTGCGCTCTTTCGAGCTTTCAGAAGACGAACTGGCAGACCTGCGCGAACTGAGCCTGCTCACTATCAAGCCCACCATGTATATCGCCAACGTGGACGAAGATGGCTTCGAGAACAATCCGCATCTGGATGCTGTAGCCGCCATCGCCGCTGAAGAAAACGCGGTACTGGTACCTATCTGCAACAAGCTCGAAGCGGAAATTGCCGAGCTGGACGACGAAGAAAAGCAGGAGTTCCTGGAAGAACTGGGTATGGAAGAGCCCGGGCTGAACCGCGTGATTCGCGCCGGCTACCAACTGCTGGGCCTGCACACCTACTTCACCGCTGGCGTGAAGGAAGTTCGTGCCTGGACCATCCCACTGGGCGCCACCGCTCCCAACGCCGCCGGTAAAATCCACACCGATTTTGAAAAGGGTTTTATTCGCGCAGAAGTGATCAGCTACAGCGATTACATTGACAACAATGGTGAAGCCGGCGCTAAAGACGCTGGTAAATGGCGCCTGGAAGGCAAGGACTACATTGTCGCCGACGGCGACGTAATCCACTTCCGTTTTAACGTCTAA
- a CDS encoding sulfite exporter TauE/SafE family protein codes for MKNVARFSLRYWFAWLVLFYGVWLFLILQGENLALALEHWSMAMAMALGSYAAGSTPMGGGTVGFPVLVLFFDMPASLGRDFSFAVQSIGMVSASLFILCRRQQLAWSMLRGALLGSLLATPAGILLFAPLIPELWVKLSFAVLWGSFGIFHLYRLSEITDCEHAGDPQCPTDFRVGLLLGAFAGFCVVAVTGVGVDMLVYAALVLLSRVDLKVAIPTSVVIMAFCSVLGVIVKSLAGDWQPGVFGNWLAAAPVVALGAPLGVFVVSLLGRKPTLLIVAFLCVVQLVWTCMSESEAMKGYGGPLVLLALLCCLAGFEWLRALGLRREQVRTPTATSGTADLEPDSAGVTVMEANGVVLPE; via the coding sequence ATGAAAAACGTGGCGCGATTCTCTCTTCGCTATTGGTTCGCTTGGTTGGTTCTGTTTTACGGTGTTTGGTTATTCCTGATTTTACAGGGCGAGAACCTGGCCCTGGCGCTCGAGCATTGGTCTATGGCGATGGCGATGGCGCTGGGTAGCTATGCCGCAGGTTCTACGCCGATGGGCGGCGGGACAGTTGGGTTTCCCGTGTTGGTGCTGTTTTTTGATATGCCGGCAAGTCTGGGTCGCGACTTTAGTTTTGCGGTTCAGTCGATAGGTATGGTCAGTGCCAGCTTGTTTATTCTCTGCCGGCGCCAGCAGTTGGCCTGGTCGATGTTGCGGGGGGCGCTGCTGGGCTCTCTTCTGGCGACTCCCGCCGGTATCCTATTGTTTGCCCCTCTGATACCCGAACTCTGGGTGAAGCTTTCCTTTGCCGTCCTCTGGGGCAGTTTTGGCATTTTTCATTTGTATCGCCTCAGCGAAATTACTGATTGTGAGCACGCGGGGGACCCTCAGTGCCCAACAGATTTTCGTGTCGGCTTGCTATTGGGCGCTTTTGCCGGCTTTTGCGTGGTGGCAGTTACCGGTGTGGGTGTGGACATGCTGGTGTATGCGGCTCTTGTGCTATTGAGCAGGGTGGACCTCAAGGTGGCGATCCCTACATCAGTGGTGATCATGGCATTTTGTTCGGTACTCGGAGTAATAGTGAAGTCGCTGGCGGGAGATTGGCAGCCTGGGGTGTTTGGGAATTGGCTGGCGGCAGCACCGGTAGTAGCCCTGGGGGCGCCTCTGGGCGTTTTTGTCGTTAGCTTGCTGGGACGCAAGCCGACCCTGTTGATTGTGGCCTTCCTGTGCGTTGTGCAGCTTGTGTGGACTTGTATGTCCGAGAGTGAGGCTATGAAGGGATATGGCGGTCCGCTAGTGCTGCTGGCATTGCTGTGCTGCCTGGCGGGGTTCGAGTGGCTGCGAGCCCTGGGTTTGCGCAGGGAACAAGTGCGAACGCCTACCGCAACTTCAGGAACTGCTGACCTGGAGCCCGATAGCGCCGGAGTGACCGTTATGGAAGCTAATGGTGTGGTGCTGCCGGAGTAG
- a CDS encoding DMT family transporter, translating into MAQSNWKVGLPLSLITVFMWATLPIALKGLLEYISPGTATWYRFAGAALLAGVYYGQARKLQLKPLFSRGLLLFTFLAVAGLLVNYLAYASGLNYITPGAAQVVIQLAPLLLLISSVLWLGERFSLRQWSGVVLVVIGLLLFFNQRLGELTSGAGGEYLLGLGYILIAAVTWAIYGFFQKKY; encoded by the coding sequence ATGGCTCAATCAAACTGGAAAGTCGGCCTGCCCCTGTCGCTGATCACCGTATTTATGTGGGCAACCCTGCCCATCGCTCTCAAAGGGCTTCTCGAATACATCAGTCCCGGTACCGCCACCTGGTATCGCTTTGCCGGTGCAGCACTGTTAGCGGGCGTCTACTACGGACAGGCGCGCAAATTACAGCTCAAGCCACTATTCAGTCGCGGCTTACTGCTTTTCACCTTCCTAGCCGTTGCCGGCCTCCTGGTGAACTACCTCGCCTACGCCAGTGGACTCAATTACATCACCCCTGGTGCCGCTCAGGTTGTAATCCAGCTGGCCCCCCTGCTTCTACTGATATCCAGCGTGCTTTGGCTGGGAGAGCGCTTCTCTCTGCGTCAGTGGAGCGGCGTGGTACTGGTGGTAATCGGGCTACTGCTATTTTTTAACCAGCGCCTGGGAGAGCTGACCAGTGGCGCCGGCGGCGAATACCTGCTGGGGCTCGGCTATATCCTGATCGCCGCTGTCACCTGGGCGATTTACGGCTTTTTTCAGAAAAAATATTGA
- the pth gene encoding aminoacyl-tRNA hydrolase → MAAAPDTPIQLIVGLGNPGPEYDRTRHNAGADFVVELARQQGTQLSLDSKYHGLTGRVRVGSQDIRLLIPTTYMNRSGQSVGPLANFFKIPPEAILVAHDELDLAPGIARLKAGGGHGGHNGLRDIIAALGNNRNFMRLRLGIGHPGSSSEVARFVLQRAPRAEQETLADAIDRSIDVLPTAASGDWGAAMKTLHTNK, encoded by the coding sequence TTGGCTGCGGCACCGGATACTCCGATCCAGTTGATTGTCGGCCTGGGAAACCCCGGACCGGAATACGATCGGACGCGACACAACGCCGGTGCCGACTTTGTTGTCGAGCTGGCCCGCCAACAAGGCACCCAGCTCAGCCTCGACAGCAAATATCACGGCCTCACTGGCCGTGTGCGGGTCGGCAGCCAGGATATCCGGCTGCTGATTCCCACCACCTACATGAATCGCAGTGGCCAATCTGTCGGCCCACTGGCGAACTTCTTCAAGATTCCCCCGGAAGCCATTCTGGTCGCTCACGATGAGCTGGACCTGGCCCCCGGTATCGCGCGCCTGAAAGCCGGCGGCGGTCACGGCGGACACAACGGCCTGCGGGATATCATTGCCGCACTGGGCAACAACCGAAACTTTATGCGCCTGCGACTCGGCATTGGCCACCCCGGCAGCTCGAGCGAAGTGGCCCGGTTTGTACTCCAGCGAGCCCCCAGGGCGGAACAGGAAACACTGGCTGATGCGATCGATCGCTCGATCGACGTTCTGCCCACCGCCGCTTCCGGCGACTGGGGCGCAGCCATGAAAACGCTGCACACCAACAAATAG
- a CDS encoding tetratricopeptide repeat protein — MLPPRAHQLPTRISSHQLKLAAFLAVSVILASCTQHQTPAAPSTEIASTALEPSNLKGKETTESEGPEAKTFPIDTFYTLLVAEVAGIREQYDVALANYYHQAEVTKDPGVAARATRIARFLNARQAALDSARLWVELEPQNADAQLALTAELTLSGDLHTALIHASKTLELGGNPPMQSLAATAIGHEQLTEQAKREFARLAKVYPLDDEVVLAYAMVLRTEREFARALSLVRRVQEHHPDQLDAPLLESHLLVDQGKRKEAISLLERLVGIHPSESRLRLQYARLLIREDLALARKQFAELVKQRPEDGNLILSLALIQYETEQTDEAKVLFTQLLELQQHESAAYFYLGSIAEKSGDFSHAIKYFREVGPGSDYVEAITRGTELLASLGQYNTNREWFSELRKKHPTQEEHFYLMEVELLRKSGEASMALQRVDEALQTNSTSGRLMYTRALLHDQLGNAQQFEKDLRNLLERNPDNATVLNALGYKLIEDKSRHTEAYQLISRALELEPEDPAIIDSMGWIEYRLGNHEAAEKYLRQAMEKLPDHEIAAHLGEVLWVQGNREAAMKMWRKGLLLNPHSKIIPAAMKRLQIKESLEQHASDS, encoded by the coding sequence ATGCTCCCACCTCGCGCACATCAGCTTCCAACCCGAATTTCCAGCCACCAGCTCAAGCTTGCCGCATTCCTTGCCGTATCCGTAATACTTGCTTCTTGTACCCAGCACCAGACGCCGGCAGCCCCCTCTACAGAAATCGCGAGCACAGCACTGGAGCCGAGCAACCTTAAGGGGAAGGAAACCACTGAGTCAGAAGGGCCGGAAGCTAAAACTTTCCCTATTGATACCTTTTACACCCTTCTGGTGGCCGAAGTCGCCGGTATCCGCGAACAGTACGATGTCGCACTGGCCAATTACTACCACCAGGCGGAGGTCACCAAAGATCCCGGGGTTGCCGCCCGCGCTACACGCATTGCCCGCTTTTTAAATGCCCGCCAGGCCGCCTTGGATTCAGCCAGGCTATGGGTAGAGCTTGAGCCACAAAACGCCGATGCACAGCTGGCCCTCACAGCCGAGCTGACTTTGTCCGGCGACTTACACACAGCCCTGATTCACGCCAGTAAAACCCTGGAACTCGGCGGCAACCCACCCATGCAATCTCTCGCAGCAACCGCTATTGGGCACGAGCAACTCACGGAACAAGCCAAGCGGGAGTTTGCCCGACTGGCAAAAGTCTATCCCCTCGATGACGAGGTCGTGCTCGCCTATGCCATGGTACTGCGCACCGAAAGGGAATTTGCCCGCGCCCTGTCCCTGGTGCGCCGCGTCCAAGAGCACCATCCAGACCAACTGGATGCACCACTGCTGGAAAGTCATCTATTGGTTGATCAGGGCAAGCGCAAGGAAGCCATTTCCCTTCTCGAGCGACTCGTCGGCATCCATCCTTCCGAGAGCCGCCTGCGCCTTCAGTACGCCCGCCTGTTGATTCGGGAGGACCTGGCCCTGGCACGCAAGCAGTTTGCCGAACTGGTTAAGCAGCGCCCTGAAGATGGCAACCTGATTTTGTCGTTGGCCCTAATTCAGTACGAGACCGAGCAAACTGACGAGGCCAAAGTCCTCTTTACCCAACTACTTGAATTACAGCAGCACGAATCCGCTGCTTATTTTTACCTGGGCAGCATTGCAGAAAAATCTGGGGATTTTTCCCATGCAATTAAATATTTCCGCGAAGTGGGGCCCGGTAGTGATTACGTAGAAGCCATTACTCGCGGTACGGAATTACTGGCGAGCCTCGGACAGTACAACACTAACCGGGAGTGGTTTTCTGAACTGAGAAAAAAACACCCCACTCAGGAAGAACATTTTTACCTGATGGAGGTCGAATTACTTCGCAAAAGTGGTGAAGCCAGTATGGCTTTACAGCGAGTAGACGAGGCATTACAAACCAACAGCACCAGCGGTCGCTTGATGTACACTCGCGCGCTGTTGCATGACCAACTCGGCAACGCACAACAATTCGAAAAGGACTTGAGAAACCTGCTGGAAAGAAATCCCGATAACGCCACAGTTCTCAACGCGCTCGGTTATAAACTGATTGAAGATAAATCCCGGCACACAGAAGCCTACCAATTGATTAGCCGCGCTTTGGAACTCGAGCCTGAGGACCCGGCAATAATCGACAGCATGGGGTGGATAGAGTACCGTCTCGGCAATCACGAAGCTGCGGAAAAGTATCTGCGGCAGGCGATGGAAAAGTTGCCCGACCACGAAATTGCCGCACACCTCGGTGAAGTACTCTGGGTTCAGGGAAACAGAGAAGCCGCCATGAAAATGTGGAGAAAAGGCCTTCTGCTGAATCCCCACAGCAAAATTATTCCGGCTGCCATGAAGCGCCTACAAATCAAAGAGTCACTGGAACAACATGCATCAGATAGCTGA
- a CDS encoding ribose-phosphate pyrophosphokinase: MVFTGNANPELAQKVVDHMAIPLGEATVKRFSDGEIAVEITDNVRGRDVFVVQSTCQPTNRNLMELILLVDALRRASAGRVTAVVPYFGYARQDRRVRSQRVPISAKVVADMMVSVGIDRVLTVDLHAEQIQGFFDVPVDNVYGSSVLLDDIERQKYQNLVVVSPDIGGVVRARAVAKSLDCDLAIIDKRRPAANVAEVMNIIGEVSGRTCLLVDDMVDTAGTLCNAANALKEHGAEKVVAYCTHPVLSGNAITNLNNSVLDELVVTDSIPLGDKMEKAPKIRQLTLSAMLAESMRRISNEESLSAMFR, translated from the coding sequence ATGGTCTTTACCGGCAACGCAAACCCGGAACTGGCACAGAAGGTTGTCGACCATATGGCGATCCCCCTGGGTGAAGCCACGGTCAAGCGCTTCTCCGACGGCGAGATTGCAGTAGAAATTACCGATAACGTACGCGGCCGCGACGTTTTCGTGGTGCAATCCACCTGCCAACCTACCAACCGCAACCTGATGGAATTGATCCTGCTGGTAGACGCCCTGCGCCGCGCCTCCGCCGGCCGCGTTACCGCTGTAGTCCCCTACTTTGGCTACGCCCGCCAGGATCGCCGCGTAAGATCCCAGCGCGTGCCGATTTCCGCAAAAGTGGTTGCCGATATGATGGTAAGCGTAGGTATCGACCGCGTATTAACCGTCGACCTGCACGCGGAACAGATCCAGGGCTTCTTCGACGTTCCTGTGGATAACGTTTACGGCTCCTCTGTCCTGCTCGACGATATCGAGCGCCAAAAGTACCAGAACCTGGTGGTGGTATCCCCGGATATCGGCGGTGTTGTGCGCGCCCGCGCCGTGGCCAAGAGCCTCGACTGCGACCTGGCCATTATCGACAAGCGCCGTCCGGCCGCCAATGTTGCCGAAGTCATGAATATTATCGGTGAAGTCAGCGGCCGCACCTGCCTGCTGGTAGACGACATGGTCGACACCGCCGGCACCCTGTGTAACGCCGCCAACGCCCTGAAAGAGCACGGCGCCGAGAAAGTTGTCGCCTACTGTACCCACCCGGTACTGTCCGGCAACGCCATCACCAACCTGAACAACTCCGTTCTGGATGAGCTGGTGGTTACCGACTCCATCCCCCTGGGTGACAAAATGGAGAAGGCACCAAAAATTCGCCAGCTGACCCTGTCTGCAATGCTGGCCGAGTCCATGCGCCGTATCAGCAATGAGGAATCCCTGTCCGCAATGTTCCGCTAG